CAAGGCTTGCCGAAATAGCAAAAAGGCTGCCCGGCTTTCCTCTGGTGCTGCACGGAGCGTCCTCTGTTCCGCAGTACCTTGTTGACGAGTGCAATAAATACGGCGGAAAACTTCCCGGGGCCAAAGGCGTTCCAGAAGAAATGCTGCGAGAAGCCGCCAAGGGCGCGATCTGCAAAATAAACATTGATACGGACCTTCGTCTGGCAATGACCGCCACGATCAGAAGGGTCTTTGTCGAAAGCCCTGCCGAGTTCGACCCGAGAAAATACCTTGGGCCGGCAAGGGACGAGATCAAAAAAGTGGTCAAGCACAAATTGGCCAATGTGCTCGGATGTTCCGGAAAAGCGTAATTGAAGATCATGTGGGGGCGTGCGGCCGCACGCCCCTGCTAACGATAAAATGAACCCATCGTACACCAAATCCCATTCAAGATCCGGATTAAACGCAAAACTCCCCAGGATAGAAACCTTTCCAAACCATTTCAAGGATTACGAAATTACCATTGTCGAGCCGGAATTCACCTCTGTCTGTCCCAGAACGGGACTCCCCGATTTTGGAACTATCACTATAAAATATATTCCGGACAAATTATGCCCGGAGTTAAAATCGCTTAAGATGTATTTTAATGCCTACAGGAACCTCGGCATTTTTATGGAAAACTCCACCAACAGGGTCCTCAAGGACTTTGTGGCGGCCTGCAGCCCAAAGAAAGCAAGCATTGTCGGCGACTTTAACCCTCGCGGCGGGATAAAAACTGTAGTCGAGGCAAAATGGCCTAGATAGAAAGCTTCATCACCGTGCAGCCCGTCTTTGAGCAGCCGTCGCACCAGCCTTTTTTCCGGATCATCGATTGTGGCGGGGGTGTGGTCAGGGCTTTGAAGCCGAATCGTTCAAAGAATGACGGGATCAGGGTCGTTAGATATATGGTCAGGGGCATGTGTCGGCCTTTGACCGCACGATCTAACAATCCTTTTACGATCTCTTTTGCAACGCCTTTTCCCCTGTGTTCTTCAACCACGCCGATCGTGCCCAGTTCAATAGCGCCGTCATGCTCCCACAGCCTGCCAAACCCGATAATGCTTCCTCTCTCTTCGGCCACGATAAAATCTTCGGCTTTCATGTCATTTGAGTCAAGGTCGTATCTGCGGGCAATAGAAAAAATGTTCTCCATATCCGATGGCTGTGTGTTCCTGAGTTTCATGATAAAATTATATCACTTTGAAAAATACCCTGGAAAAACTTAGATCCAAAAGGATCGCCGTACTTTGCGGCGGCGCCTCAAGCGAGAGGGAAGTGTCTCTGAGGTCCGGCAAAAAGGTGCATGAGGCCATTATCTCCCTTGGGCTCAAGTCTTTTATGATAGACACCGCTGACAGGGCCTTTATCAAAGAACTGGTCGATAAGGGCATCGATCTTGCCTGTATAACCCTGCACGGCAGGGGAGGCGAGGACGGTACCATTCAGGGACTGCTTGAGATAATGGGTATTCCCTACACGGGCTCAGGGGTTTTGGCCAGCGCTCAGTCCATGAACAAGATAGCTGCCAAAAAGATCTGGGAGGCTTCGCAGGTCCCTACCCCAAAATACCGCAGGATAGACCCCGAGTCGGAAATTAAACCGCAATGTGAGCGTCTTCTAAAGTATTTTCCGCTCCCTCTTGTGGTAAAGCCTGTCAGCGAGGGCTCCAGTTTCGGAGTGTCCATCATCAAGGATGCGGGCTCTCTCTTTGACGCGGTGGACAGGACGGTAAAAGAGTACAGGGAAGTCTTCGTGGAAGAGTTCATAAAAGGCAATGAAGTGACCGTCGGTATACTCGGCTCAGGCAGGCAGGCAAAAGCCCTGCCGATACTTGAGCTCAGGCCAAAGGGGGAGTTCTACGATTACAGCTCCAAATATACTCCGGGAGGCACAGATTTCATAATCCCGGCACGGCTTCCCAAGGCGGTTTATGAAAAGGTCCAAAAGACCGCGCTAAAGGGCTATAACAGCCTGGGCTGCCTGGGCTTTGCCAGGCTTGATGTGATGGTCGACCGAGACGGGGTCCCTTATTTGATAGATGCAAACACTATCCCGGGCATGACCGACCTATCGGACCTTCCGGCCCAGGCAAAGGCGCAGGGTATTTCTTACGAAGACCTGGTCCTTAACATCCTTGCAAGCGCGCTCAAGTGAAGCCAAA
This genomic stretch from Candidatus Margulisiibacteriota bacterium harbors:
- a CDS encoding D-alanine--D-alanine ligase, whose amino-acid sequence is MKNTLEKLRSKRIAVLCGGASSEREVSLRSGKKVHEAIISLGLKSFMIDTADRAFIKELVDKGIDLACITLHGRGGEDGTIQGLLEIMGIPYTGSGVLASAQSMNKIAAKKIWEASQVPTPKYRRIDPESEIKPQCERLLKYFPLPLVVKPVSEGSSFGVSIIKDAGSLFDAVDRTVKEYREVFVEEFIKGNEVTVGILGSGRQAKALPILELRPKGEFYDYSSKYTPGGTDFIIPARLPKAVYEKVQKTALKGYNSLGCLGFARLDVMVDRDGVPYLIDANTIPGMTDLSDLPAQAKAQGISYEDLVLNILASALK
- the queF gene encoding preQ(1) synthase — its product is MNPSYTKSHSRSGLNAKLPRIETFPNHFKDYEITIVEPEFTSVCPRTGLPDFGTITIKYIPDKLCPELKSLKMYFNAYRNLGIFMENSTNRVLKDFVAACSPKKASIVGDFNPRGGIKTVVEAKWPR
- a CDS encoding GNAT family N-acetyltransferase — protein: MKLRNTQPSDMENIFSIARRYDLDSNDMKAEDFIVAEERGSIIGFGRLWEHDGAIELGTIGVVEEHRGKGVAKEIVKGLLDRAVKGRHMPLTIYLTTLIPSFFERFGFKALTTPPPQSMIRKKGWCDGCSKTGCTVMKLSI